The following coding sequences lie in one Gammaproteobacteria bacterium genomic window:
- a CDS encoding LysM peptidoglycan-binding domain-containing protein yields MHDDRDLSIVYEALRFRSDTSSTTRYYEAEARKEHYRAILSRLAAGKRSDLSGEEARVLKLWPAGVGNATLTEAIANIRFQLGQSDNFREGLRRSGRWAAYIRHAFVSRGLPEELGLLPHVESSFNPDAYSKVGASGMWQFMPATGQRYLHIDHILDERLDPYMSTDAAAQLLALNYAVTGTWPLAITAYNHGAAGMRRAAQSLGTRDIATIVRRYQSSTFGFASRNFYLSFLAALEVHNDAGKYFPDTARDGDQPLRTVTVPDFMLASTLSRALNIEVSQLRAQNFMLMPPVWRGEKYVPAEYPLRLPQGAMDASRAARVLAAIPSTQRFAMQIPDEFHIVDNGDTLSGIASRYGASMSDLMVRNQLGSADFIRVGQRILLPASGQTSAVATTAALPVSMPADGRYRVQGGDTLSIIAARHGVTTSALVAMNDLRNANALRIGQVLVMTPPAGGASAPAAPAPLSEVRPSEAVVVKLEEAEPASSGEAVAATGDVLATPARPATTADPVDYEVAADGTIEVQAVETLGHYADWLSIPTQRLRDVNRLSFSQSVVLGWRLKLDFSEVTTADFTTRRVAYHRALQDAFFARFHIDGMTERQVRSGDSLWSLAQAEPTLPLWLLRQYNPDLDFANLQPGTTIIIPRLVSQSKLSERG; encoded by the coding sequence GTGCACGACGATCGCGATTTAAGCATTGTTTACGAGGCGCTGCGCTTTCGTTCCGACACGTCTTCCACCACGCGCTATTACGAGGCGGAGGCGCGCAAGGAACACTATCGAGCGATCCTGAGCCGTCTTGCCGCCGGCAAACGCAGCGACCTGAGCGGCGAAGAGGCGCGGGTGCTAAAACTCTGGCCGGCCGGCGTCGGCAATGCCACTCTGACCGAGGCAATTGCGAACATCCGTTTCCAGCTCGGTCAGAGCGACAATTTCCGCGAGGGTCTGCGGCGTTCGGGAAGATGGGCTGCGTACATCCGCCATGCGTTCGTGTCGCGCGGTCTGCCCGAGGAGCTCGGCCTGCTGCCGCACGTGGAGTCGTCTTTCAACCCCGATGCGTATTCGAAAGTGGGCGCGTCGGGCATGTGGCAGTTCATGCCCGCCACCGGGCAACGTTACCTGCACATCGACCATATCCTTGACGAACGCCTGGACCCTTATATGTCCACTGACGCCGCGGCGCAGCTACTTGCGCTCAATTATGCGGTGACCGGCACCTGGCCACTGGCTATCACGGCGTATAACCACGGCGCCGCGGGCATGCGGCGCGCCGCCCAGAGCCTGGGCACGCGCGACATCGCCACCATCGTGCGGCGTTACCAGAGCTCGACCTTCGGGTTTGCTTCGCGCAATTTTTATCTGTCTTTTCTGGCTGCGCTGGAAGTGCATAATGATGCCGGGAAATATTTTCCGGACACGGCGCGCGACGGCGACCAGCCGTTGCGCACGGTTACGGTGCCCGACTTCATGCTGGCAAGTACCTTGTCACGTGCGCTGAATATCGAAGTCAGCCAGCTCCGCGCGCAGAATTTCATGCTGATGCCGCCGGTATGGCGTGGCGAAAAATACGTGCCCGCCGAATACCCGCTACGACTGCCGCAGGGCGCCATGGATGCTTCGCGCGCCGCGCGCGTGCTGGCGGCCATCCCGTCTACGCAGCGTTTCGCTATGCAGATACCCGACGAATTCCACATCGTGGATAACGGCGACACCTTATCGGGCATAGCGAGCCGTTACGGCGCGTCGATGAGCGACCTGATGGTTCGCAATCAGCTGGGCAGCGCCGATTTTATTCGTGTCGGTCAGCGCATTCTGCTGCCCGCGTCGGGCCAGACCTCTGCCGTTGCCACTACCGCCGCGTTGCCGGTTTCCATGCCGGCCGATGGCAGGTACCGCGTGCAAGGTGGCGATACCTTGAGCATCATCGCCGCGCGGCACGGGGTGACCACCAGCGCGCTGGTGGCGATGAATGACCTGCGCAACGCGAATGCGCTGCGTATCGGTCAGGTGCTGGTGATGACGCCGCCCGCGGGTGGCGCAAGCGCGCCGGCTGCCCCGGCGCCGCTTTCCGAGGTGCGTCCCAGCGAAGCCGTAGTCGTCAAGCTCGAGGAGGCCGAACCGGCGTCGTCGGGCGAGGCGGTTGCCGCGACCGGTGACGTGCTGGCCACGCCGGCGCGGCCTGCAACGACGGCCGATCCGGTTGACTACGAGGTCGCCGCCGACGGCACAATCGAGGTGCAGGCGGTCGAAACCTTAGGCCATTACGCCGACTGGCTGTCGATTCCGACCCAGCGTTTGCGCGACGTCAACCGACTGAGCTTTTCGCAATCGGTAGTACTCGGCTGGCGCCTGAAGCTGGATTTCAGCGAGGTCACGACCGCGGACTTCACGACGCGTCGCGTTGCTTATCACCGCGCTTTACAGGACGCGTTCTTCGCGCGCTTTCATATCGACGGAATGACCGAGCGGCAGGTGCGGTCCGGCGACAGCCTGTGGTCGCTGGCGCAGGCCGAACCGACTCTGCCGCTGTGGCTGTTGCGTCAGTACAACCCGGATCTGGATTTCGCCAACCTGCAGCCCGGCACCACGATTATTATTCCGCGGCTCGTGTCGCAGTCGAAGCTGAGCGAGCGCGGTTGA